GCTCGAGGCGACTCATCAGCAGCGCGACCACCGGGTAGGGATCGCCGGGGTGCACGCCGTCGACCTGGAGGTCACCGCTGACGTAGGCACGCATCATGCCGAGCTCGCCCGGCGCCGTGAGCAGATAGCTCAGCCCGCGCTCGTTGCGCAGGTGCAGCCCGTAGGGGCTGGCCGGATCACCTGTGCTGCTGCCGTCGTACGCCGAGAAGCGCACCCGCAGCGGTTCGCGGAGCAATGACCCGAACGCATCGCTGATCGTCATCGTGCGGGTCAGGGTCTGGCTCATCTGCGATGCACCGCCTTGTCGTAGAGGGAGGTCAGTCGATCATCGGGATCGTGCCTGGCCTTGACCGCGGCCAGGTGCGGTCCGTCGTAGAGCCGGTCGAACGTCTCGCGGTCGTAGAACGCCTCGCTGTAGAGGCTCTTGTGCCCGTCGAGGTCGGCGACCTTGGCCTCGATGGCACGGTTCAGGGGTGCCTCGGGAGCTGTGGGCCCGACGGCGACGGCGCCCCAGAACCCGACGTTCACATAGGTGGTGTGCGGCTCGAGCGGGTACGTCGGCCAGGGACGCCCGGCTCTGGTGTCGTCCCCACCGGGGCCCTCCGCGCGGCGGAGTCGCAGCGGGCAGAGCCACACCGGTCGCATGCCGACCTCAGCGTCGAACCAGAACAGGAACTCGGCCAGCCGCTCGAGGGGCACCTCGACGTCCTGCACCACCCGCTCGGCTTCCGGGCGGCCCGCACGGGCGTCGAGGCGCGCTGCGATGCCGAACCTGCGGTCCAGCGCCATCATCCGGTGGTAGACGTCCGACCGGCGCAGTCGCCGCGGCCAGACCGCCCGGGCGACCGGGTTCTGTGCGCCGAACGCCCGGCTGCACCAGAACCAGTCGGTGTCCCAGCGCCAGAGGTAGTCGTGCATGGTCAGCAGATCGGTGTCGCGCTCCTGCAGCGAGCGGTAGAAGACCGACTTCCCCGTGTAGTCGGACGGCTCCACGCCTTGAGGATCGTCAGCCCAACGGGCCAGCGTCAGGACCGCCTCGTGCGGGCTGAACACCACCCCGTCGAGTCCGTGCACCGGCTCGGCGTCCCAGCTCGCCGTCTCGACGATCTCGTGCACCGTCTTGGTGAGCAGCTCGAGATCATCGAAGCGGAGGTGACGCAGGGCGGCGTAGCGGGGCGCCGGCTCGAGCTCGATGCGCAGCCGTGTCGCGTAGCCGAGTGAGCCGTAGGAGTTGGGGAACGCATCGAAGAGCTCGTCGCCCGGACGCGTCGTCAGGACCTCGCCGGCGCCGGTCAGCACGTCCATCTCGAGCACGCTCTCGTGCGGGAGTCCGTTGCGGAAGCTGGTCGCCTCGATGCCGAGGCCGGTCACCGCGCCACCGAGCGTGATGGTCCGCAGCTGGGGAACCACGAGCGGAACGAATCCTTCGGCCAGCGTCGCCGAGACCAGGTGCTCGTAGGTGCACATGCCCTGGACCTCGGCGACGCCACCGATCTGATCCACCTCGATGACGCCACCCAGACCGGAGACGTCCAGCCCGGGTGCTCGGGTTGCGTCACGAGCACGGAACAGGTTCGAGGTGCGCTTGCGCAGGCGAACCGGCGCATCGGGCGGAATTGCCGCGTATGACCTGAGCAGTCGCGCGACCCCGTCCCGGTGCCGGTCCCAGCCAACCGGAGCGCTCACGTCTTCGACGTTACGCCGCGGCTCCGGGGAGCGTCACTGCCCAGTTGGGCTCAGGCGCGGAGCTTGCCGGCCGGGTCGGCGAGGTGCACGACGACGTCGTCGCCGGCGAAGTCGCTGATCGCGGCAGCATCGGGTTCGGTCAGTGCTTCGGCGTCGCCCAGGACCACCACCGCTTCCAGACCGGCCGAGCCGGAGGCGACGGCCATGCCGATGCAGACCTGGACAGCCGACAGCTGCAGCGACGGCAGGTCGACGGTCGCCGCGGCATAGGTCCGCCCGTCGGTGTCGCGGACGGCTGCGCCCTCGGCGGCACGCGTGCGGGCGCGCGTCGCGCGGGCGAGCACGACGAGCTTGTTGTCCTCCGCGCTCAGGGCTCGGGCCTTCGGTTCCGGGGTGATCGGGTCAGCCATGGCGCCAAGCCTAGTCACAGCTCGGCG
This genomic interval from Nocardioides cavernaquae contains the following:
- a CDS encoding cytidine deaminase, with the translated sequence MADPITPEPKARALSAEDNKLVVLARATRARTRAAEGAAVRDTDGRTYAAATVDLPSLQLSAVQVCIGMAVASGSAGLEAVVVLGDAEALTEPDAAAISDFAGDDVVVHLADPAGKLRA
- a CDS encoding FAD-binding oxidoreductase; the encoded protein is MSAPVGWDRHRDGVARLLRSYAAIPPDAPVRLRKRTSNLFRARDATRAPGLDVSGLGGVIEVDQIGGVAEVQGMCTYEHLVSATLAEGFVPLVVPQLRTITLGGAVTGLGIEATSFRNGLPHESVLEMDVLTGAGEVLTTRPGDELFDAFPNSYGSLGYATRLRIELEPAPRYAALRHLRFDDLELLTKTVHEIVETASWDAEPVHGLDGVVFSPHEAVLTLARWADDPQGVEPSDYTGKSVFYRSLQERDTDLLTMHDYLWRWDTDWFWCSRAFGAQNPVARAVWPRRLRRSDVYHRMMALDRRFGIAARLDARAGRPEAERVVQDVEVPLERLAEFLFWFDAEVGMRPVWLCPLRLRRAEGPGGDDTRAGRPWPTYPLEPHTTYVNVGFWGAVAVGPTAPEAPLNRAIEAKVADLDGHKSLYSEAFYDRETFDRLYDGPHLAAVKARHDPDDRLTSLYDKAVHRR